A region of the Candidatus Pelagibacter ubique HTCC1062 genome:
AGCAAAATGAATGCTTTGCCTATAAGCAATATCAGTTAAATTGGAAATATAGTTTTTGAAAGCTTACAAGAATTACAGGTTTTAAATCCTGTTAAAATTAAATTTTGAGAAACACTCGGGTCTTCTTTTTTACACTCTTCACAAAAATTATCTAATTGAAGAACTTCTTCATCATTATTATCTTGATCATTAAAGTCTTTAGTCATTATCAGTAAGGCCAGCTCCTGCTCCACCTTGTTTTAAGCTTTCATTTTCTTCAACAAACGTTTCTTCTGAAAGCTTATAAAGCTCATTCCATTCTTTTTCTTCAAACGAGTCTCTGTTTTCTAAAACTTTTAAATAAATATTTTCAGCAGATTCAATAATTTCGTTTTTAGTGTAATTAGAATAAATATTATTATTAAAGTTTAATAAAAACTCCCTGTCATCCATTTTTAAGAATATTCTTTTACCGATTACCTCAGCTGCTCTACTTACAAATGGTAGGAAAAGTAATGGATATGAGACTTTTTTAAACGTTATCTCATTTAAAGTTTCTAGAGTTTTAATCTGATCTAAAAAATTTACCCCTGCGATTATTGGGCAATATTCATTTTTACCAGCCTCATTGTCTTGCTTTATGATGCTGATATTCTCTAACCTTATTTCTTTTTTTTTCTTAAAAAAACTATTTAAGTTTTTAATTCCAGGCAAACTAAAAATTTCGAGTAGTCTTATATTTTTTCCAATCTCTTCTGCAATCCCCCATGAATATCCTGCAGCTCTACTTGATCTTTTAGAAACTGTATCTATTTCGCTTAATGATCTCATGATGATTAATTATAAACCCAATGTTCATCATAGTTTTTTAATTGCTCTGGTAGGGGTGCTCCTTGAAACATACATATTCTTAGCCACTTATCAGAACGTGGATCAAATTTTAATGCTCCAAAAAAAGATAATTTTAGTCTCAACATATCAATAGGCATTATTTCTTGGCCAATAGTATTGTCTTGTATTTCAGAATAAGGAAATTTCTCTACTATAAATGCTCTTCTTACAACGTGTCTTAACTCATTATTGGTTGATAAAAATTTAGCAATAGTCCAACTATTTTTAGCAACCGTTAACGATTCATAAAGTTTTTTAATATCTCTTGCAATTGCTAAGGGTTGCTCTAACTCAGCACCCACTTCATCAAATCTATTTGCTAGTCTTGGTTCCTCTTTATTTTTTGAGATAAACCAAAAATTTAAATTATTTTCATCTTTGGTAAAATCTATTGTTAAGATATCTGGATATTTTTTTTCTAAAATTAGCTTTAAGTCTTCTACCGTTCGCTCAGTTGGAATATTGAAATATTTTTCTTCTTCAGAGCTCATTTCTTTAATTAATGGAGACGTTATATCATCATAAGGTTCCATCATCATTGAGACGACATATTCAATGCATTCTTCACAATATTTTTTTTCTAAATACAGATATAATTCGTTAAAGGCATAATCTTGCTCAAAATTAAATTCATTATCTAGATAGACAATAAATTCATTAAGATCTTTCAATAAAGATTTAATCTTATTTATTTGATATTCACTTTCAGTATTCCAAGAAGTGATATTCTTTATTGATTTTTTTAAACATTCTAAAAATAAGTTTTTATCTTTCTCTGATATTGTTTTTATCTCTCTTATTTTTTTTAAAGAAATTTCTCTTGCTGAAATCCAGTTATTTAAAAGAGTTGGATGATTAACAATAAATGGCGCCATTCCAAGACCTGTAGAATTTCCTATTCCTAAACCTTTACAAATATTTATATCAAGATTTACAGCTTTTTTTGGATTCTTACTTTTTGCAACGTGATTAACTTGATCAAAAGTAAATTGTCTTACCAGATAAACCAACATCATTTCCAATCTAAATGGACCATATATTTCTTCTCGGTCTTTAATTCTAAATCTGTCTGCTAAGCCAAATTTACCTGACCCATAAACTGCTGTGGTTCTATATAAATAACCAACACTAGTTAACAAATCATTATCAGGCTGCTTACCTTCGCTTAAACATTCAACCACATGATTGAAAACTCTTACTGATTTATTAGCTCTTGAAAGAGTTAATTCTTTATAAGAAAGTCTGCCAAATTCTTGTTTGGGTACTTCGTTTTTTAATCTTTCAATATCTTGTTTTTTTGGAACACCATCAAAAAGTGTGAAGGCTGCATCCCATTTGGTAGCTATAACTCTATCTGATCTTTCATTATCATCTAATTCATTTGCAAAACAAATTAATGAATACACTCTATTTTTTTTCTTAAATGAATAAACTGCAGTACCATAGCCATGTTCGTTTAATTCAAATAAATCTCTTTTGTAATTCCAATCCTTAAACTCTTTTAAAAAACTTCTTAAAAATGAAAGTTTAGATTGATGAAAAGATCCAAGTCTTGATAGCTTCATTACTACATTGGGATCTCTTAAAGAAATATTCATTGATTCATTTCTTTGTAAAAATTGTACCAGTTGTTTCCAAGAATTCCATTTACTTCACTTTCTGAAAAACCAACTTTTTTAAGTCCTATCTCTAAGTTTTCAAATCCTCTTGCATCTAAAAACCAATCAGGTTGTTTTGGAAAACCAGGTTTGTTTTTAGACCCTTCTCCATAATTTTTGCTTTTAGTCCAAGTACCATTTCTCATCCACTCAACAATAGTATCTGGTTGGTTTAAACAAAGATCTGAACCTATTCCAATTTTTTCAACTCCCATAATCTCAGCAGTCTTAGCTGTCATTTCACAAAAGCTTTCCAAAGAACAATCTGTTCCATCTTTTAAATGATGAGGATATAAAGATAGACCCAACATTCCTTTGTGTTTGGATAAAATTTTTAATAGTTCGTTTGATTTGTTTCTCTTAGCTGGGTGCCAAAATGATGGATTTGCATGAGTTATTGCAATTGGTTTTTCACTTATCTCAATTGCATCAATTGTACTTTTTTCTGCTGAATGAGACATGTCTATTACAAGACCTAATCTATTCATCTCTTTAATTACCTCTTTACCAAAATTAGTAACCCCACTATCTATTGCTTCATAACATCCCGTCGCTAGTAAGGACTGATTATTATAAGTAAGCTGCATAAACCTACATCCTAAATCATAAACTTTTTCAACCAATCCAATATCATCTTCTATAGGTGAACAATTTTGAAAACCAAAAAAAACTGCAGTTTTATTTTCAGATTTAGCTTTTTCAATATCTTTAAAACTTTTACCGTGAAAAATTAAGTCGGAATTTTCTGAAAAGTGATTTTCCCAATTTTTTAATACCGTTTTTAGCTCATCAAAATCTTCGTGGTAAACAATAGTTACATGGATTGCATCCAGTCCTGCTTGTTTATTGATCTGAAAAATTTCTCTAGACCAGTTACAATATTGTAAATTATCAATTTTAAAATTCATTGTGATCTTCTTTGTTTTAAAGAATACCAATAAGATAGATAAATTCTATTAATTTTATTGAAATTTTAGGCTTAATTTGAAATAACAATTTACGTTAGAATAAAATTACAACAAATGGCTAAAAATAAATTAAACAAAGTATCAATTGTTATGGGTAGTCAATCTGACTACAAAACCATGACATTTTGTCAAAATATTCTTAAAAAATTAAACATAAAATTTGAAACAAAAATAATATCAGCTCATAGAACCCCTAAAAGAATGTATGAATTTGCTATTAATGCTGAAAAAAATGGTATTGCAGTAATTATTGCTGGAGCTGGTGGATCTGCACATTTACCAGGAATGATTTCAGCCCTTACTTCTCTACCGGTACTAGGTGTTCCAATTGAAAGTAAAAAGCTGAAAGGTCTTGATAGTCTTCTATCCATTGCACAAATGCCAAAAGGAATACCTGTTGGAACATTAGCAATTGGAGAAGATGGTGCAATTAATGCTGCCTTATTAGCTGCATCTATTATTGGTCTTAGTGATTTAACTGTTAAGAGAAAATTAAATCAGTTTCGTTTAAATCAAAGCAAATCTGTTAAAAAAAAACCCAAATAGTTGTAAAATATGTCTAAACCAATTCTTGGAATTATAGGGGGAGGTCAGTTAGGTAGTATGCTTGCTATTGCTGCAAATAAACTTGAAATTAAAACAGTTATTTTTTGCAATGATATTGATGCTCCTGCCCAAAATTTTTCTAATGATTTTGTACAAGGTGAATATAATGATAAAAACAAGATTAATGAGTTTTTGAGTAAAGTTGATGTTGTAACTTATGAATTTGAAAATATTCCCTATGAAACATTAAATGAAATTAATAAAATAAAACCTGTTTTACCAAAACCTTCTGTAAATAGAATAATTCAGCATAGATTAGCAGAAAAAGATTTTATCAATAATCTAAATATAAGAACTACAAGATATGTATCTATTGAAAAAAAATCTGAAATAGATTCTGTTGAAGATTTATTACCTGGTATACTCAAAACTACTACATTAGGATATGATGGCAAAGGTCAACACCCTATTAACAGTTTAGAAAATTTAGACTCAATTGATGTTGATTATTCAAAAGGTTATATTTTAGAAAAATTAGTAAAATTAAAAAAAGAAATTTCAATAATCATTACTAGGTTTGGTATTCAAAAATATGAAATTTATGAACCCATTGAAAATGAACATGAAGATCAAATCTTAAGAAATTCTAAAATTCCAGCAGAGATTAGTGATAAAATATTAGAAC
Encoded here:
- a CDS encoding DUF3726 domain-containing protein, which encodes MRSLSEIDTVSKRSSRAAGYSWGIAEEIGKNIRLLEIFSLPGIKNLNSFFKKKKEIRLENISIIKQDNEAGKNEYCPIIAGVNFLDQIKTLETLNEITFKKVSYPLLFLPFVSRAAEVIGKRIFLKMDDREFLLNFNNNIYSNYTKNEIIESAENIYLKVLENRDSFEEKEWNELYKLSEETFVEENESLKQGGAGAGLTDND
- a CDS encoding membrane dipeptidase; this encodes MNFKIDNLQYCNWSREIFQINKQAGLDAIHVTIVYHEDFDELKTVLKNWENHFSENSDLIFHGKSFKDIEKAKSENKTAVFFGFQNCSPIEDDIGLVEKVYDLGCRFMQLTYNNQSLLATGCYEAIDSGVTNFGKEVIKEMNRLGLVIDMSHSAEKSTIDAIEISEKPIAITHANPSFWHPAKRNKSNELLKILSKHKGMLGLSLYPHHLKDGTDCSLESFCEMTAKTAEIMGVEKIGIGSDLCLNQPDTIVEWMRNGTWTKSKNYGEGSKNKPGFPKQPDWFLDARGFENLEIGLKKVGFSESEVNGILGNNWYNFYKEMNQ
- the purE gene encoding 5-(carboxyamino)imidazole ribonucleotide mutase, which codes for MAKNKLNKVSIVMGSQSDYKTMTFCQNILKKLNIKFETKIISAHRTPKRMYEFAINAEKNGIAVIIAGAGGSAHLPGMISALTSLPVLGVPIESKKLKGLDSLLSIAQMPKGIPVGTLAIGEDGAINAALLAASIIGLSDLTVKRKLNQFRLNQSKSVKKKPK
- a CDS encoding 5-(carboxyamino)imidazole ribonucleotide synthase; this translates as MSKPILGIIGGGQLGSMLAIAANKLEIKTVIFCNDIDAPAQNFSNDFVQGEYNDKNKINEFLSKVDVVTYEFENIPYETLNEINKIKPVLPKPSVNRIIQHRLAEKDFINNLNIRTTRYVSIEKKSEIDSVEDLLPGILKTTTLGYDGKGQHPINSLENLDSIDVDYSKGYILEKLVKLKKEISIIITRFGIQKYEIYEPIENEHEDQILRNSKIPAEISDKILEQSKLWATTIAEELKYVGTLCVEFFIDRNDNLYVNEIAPRVHNSGHLTINAYNVSQFENHVRAVCKLEQIPLKKISNAMMTNIIGDQITNYRNKEHNENEFFFDYLKKEIKPKRKMGHLTTLLK